Proteins from one Syngnathoides biaculeatus isolate LvHL_M chromosome 8, ASM1980259v1, whole genome shotgun sequence genomic window:
- the crk gene encoding adapter molecule crk, whose amino-acid sequence MAGNFDAEDRSSWYWGRLSRQEAVSLLQGQRHGVFLVRDSITSPGDYVLSVSENSKVSHYIINSISNNRQSGPASLSHPRFRIGDQEFDALPALLEFYKIHYLDTTTLIEPINKSKHTSFISIGPGGAPPPRLEDEYVRALFDFPGNDDEDLPFRKGDILRVLEKPEEQWWNAQNSEGRAGMIPVPYVEKYRPTSPSSAVASSVPAPGPPGGMGMVGNSDGTTVQPGAPLMGDPSQYAQPTPLPNLQNGPVFARAIQKRVPNAYDKTALALEVGDMVKVTKINVNGQWEGECKGKRGHFPFTHVKLLDQHNTEDELS is encoded by the exons ATGGCCGGCAATTTTGACGCGGAGGACCGCAGCAGTTGGTACTGGGGTCGCCTAAGCAGACAGGAGGCTGTGTCGCTGTTGCAGGGGCAGAGGCACGGCGTTTTTCTGGTGCGGGACTCCATCACCAGCCCCGGCGACTACGTGCTCTCGGTGTCGGAGAACTCCAAGGTCTCGCATTATATCATCAATAGCATCAGCAATAACCGACAATCCGGTCCAG CAAGTTTGTCGCATCCAAGGTTTCGTATTGGTGACCAGGAGTTTGACGCCCTCCCTGCTTTGCTAGAGTTCTACAAAATCCACTACCTGGACACCACCACCCTAATAGAACCCATCAACAAGTCCaaacacacatcctttatcaGTATTGGCCCTGGCGGTGCCCCGCCACCCCGCCTGGAAGATGAATACGTCAGAGCACTTTTCGATTTCCCAGGCAATGACGATGAAGATCTACCGTTTCGGAAGGGTGATATCCTCCGTGTTCTTGAGAAGCCTGAAGAGCAATGGTGGAATGCTCAGAACTCTGAAGGCCGAGCGGGAATGATCCCTGTGCCATATGTAGAGAAATACCGTCCGACGTCTCCGAGTTCGGCAGTTGCTTCCAGTGTACCTGCTCCAGGACCTCCCGGAGGAATGGGAATGGTAGGGAACTCTGATGGCACCACGGTCCAGCCTGGTGCACCGCTAATGGGAGATCCCAGCCAGTATGCCCAACCAACCCCCCTCCCAAACCTCCAGAATGGACCTGTCTTTGCCAGGGCCATACAGAAGAGGGTCCCCAATGCCTATGACAAGACCGCCCTGGCTTTGGAG GTGGGCGATATGGTGAAAGTgactaaaataaatgtcaaCGGCCAGTGGGAGGGTGAATGTAAAGGCAAACGTGGTCACTTTCCCTTCACACACGTCAAACTGCTGGATCAGCACAACACCGAGGATGAACTCAGCTGA